The following are encoded together in the Desulfovibrio aminophilus genome:
- a CDS encoding efflux RND transporter permease subunit → MLSKFFLNRPVFAWVIAIIIMTLGLLSLYKMPIAQYPPIAPPSIAIDAYYAGASAETVENTVTQIIEQKMTGLDGLLYLSGTSSSSGAARIEMTFAAGTDPDVAWSKVQNKLQLAMASLPDSVQRSGVKVSKSTRNYLIVVGLISEDGSMNGDDLRDYAQSKLEKVLSRVPGVGEVENFGSQYAMRVWVNPNQLTNFNLTMEDVVLALRAYNVEVSAGQLGGAPAQPGQRLNASIIVQHLLQTPEEFANIPIRSNADGSVVRIKDIGRTELGTERYDVLANYNGKPSAAMAIRQAAGANALDTANAVKKKMEEMRRYFPPGMKVIYPYDTTPFTKVAIEEVVKTLFEAVLLVFLIMYLFMGNIRATIIPTIAVPVVLLGTFAVLDAAGFSINMLTMFAMVLAIGLLVDDAIVVVENVERIMAEEGLPPREATAKSMEEITSALIGIGLVLSAVFGPMAFFQGSTGVLYRQFSITVIASMLLSVLVALILTPVLCATFLKPVPKGHEPSDSAIFFLRPFFRWFDKVFFKARSMYVGLVDYSLGRKGRFLLLYVLLVAAVVFSFSRMATSYIPDEDQGILMIQAMLPAGSTLEQSQAVMDRVQTHFMENEKTAVASVLSVVGTSFGGQGQNMALAFVKLKDWHLRGRDDQKVKAVAGRAMRAFSQIKDGMVFAFPPPPVIELGMATGFDFQLQDVGGLGHEKLMAARNQLLGMTMKDPRLTRVRPNGVDDVPQYYIDVDWDRAGAMGLPVASIHETLSAAFGGYYVNNFVQGGRVKQVYVQADAPFRMLPEDLERLYVRNTSGKMVPFSSFASSRWSLGSPKLERFNAFPSINIWGEPAPGHSTGEAMSVMEELAAKLPQGIGFDWNGLSYQERMATAQGPVLYAFSIFVIFLCVAALYESWTIPFVNLLMLPLGVLGAILATTFRGMANDVYFQIGFLTTLGLSTKNAILIIQFIKERMSHGDSLIDATLGAVKTRFRPVMMTSLAFFFGVLPLAVASGAGAGAMNAIGTAVCGGMISATFIDLVFIPLFFVAVARLFRMKTRLRKDQAV, encoded by the coding sequence ATGCTCTCCAAATTCTTCCTGAACAGACCCGTTTTCGCCTGGGTGATCGCCATCATCATCATGACGCTGGGCCTCTTGTCCCTGTACAAGATGCCCATCGCCCAGTATCCGCCCATCGCGCCGCCCTCCATCGCCATTGACGCCTACTACGCGGGCGCTTCCGCCGAGACGGTGGAAAACACCGTGACCCAGATCATCGAGCAGAAGATGACGGGTCTGGACGGCCTGCTCTATCTGAGCGGCACGAGCTCCTCGTCCGGCGCGGCGCGCATCGAGATGACCTTCGCGGCGGGCACCGACCCGGACGTGGCCTGGTCCAAGGTGCAGAACAAGCTCCAGCTCGCCATGGCCAGCCTGCCGGATTCGGTGCAGCGGTCCGGCGTCAAGGTCAGCAAATCCACGCGGAACTACCTGATCGTCGTCGGCCTGATCTCCGAGGACGGCAGCATGAACGGCGACGACCTACGCGATTACGCCCAGTCCAAGCTGGAAAAGGTCCTCTCGCGCGTGCCCGGCGTGGGCGAGGTGGAGAACTTCGGCAGCCAGTACGCCATGCGCGTCTGGGTCAACCCGAACCAGCTGACCAACTTCAACCTGACCATGGAGGACGTGGTCCTCGCCCTGCGGGCCTACAACGTCGAGGTCTCCGCCGGACAGTTGGGCGGCGCGCCCGCCCAGCCCGGCCAGCGGCTGAACGCCTCCATCATCGTCCAGCACCTGCTGCAGACGCCGGAGGAGTTCGCCAACATCCCCATCCGCTCCAACGCCGACGGCTCGGTGGTGCGCATCAAGGACATCGGCCGCACGGAGCTGGGCACCGAGCGCTACGACGTCCTGGCCAACTACAACGGCAAGCCCTCGGCCGCCATGGCCATCCGCCAGGCGGCCGGCGCCAACGCCCTGGACACCGCCAACGCCGTCAAGAAGAAGATGGAGGAGATGCGCCGCTACTTCCCGCCGGGGATGAAGGTCATCTACCCCTACGACACCACGCCGTTCACCAAGGTGGCCATCGAGGAGGTGGTCAAGACCCTGTTCGAGGCGGTGCTGCTCGTCTTTCTCATCATGTACCTGTTCATGGGCAACATCCGGGCCACGATCATCCCGACGATCGCGGTGCCGGTGGTCCTGCTCGGCACCTTCGCGGTGCTCGACGCCGCGGGCTTCTCCATCAACATGCTGACCATGTTCGCCATGGTGCTCGCCATCGGCCTGCTGGTGGACGACGCCATCGTCGTGGTGGAGAACGTGGAGCGCATCATGGCCGAGGAGGGGCTCCCGCCCCGGGAGGCCACGGCCAAGTCCATGGAGGAGATCACCAGCGCGCTCATCGGCATCGGCCTGGTGCTCTCGGCGGTCTTCGGGCCCATGGCCTTCTTCCAGGGCTCCACCGGCGTGCTCTATCGCCAGTTCTCCATCACCGTCATCGCCTCCATGCTTCTCTCCGTGCTCGTGGCCCTGATCCTGACCCCGGTGCTCTGCGCCACGTTCCTCAAGCCGGTGCCCAAGGGGCACGAGCCCTCGGACAGCGCGATCTTCTTCCTGCGGCCCTTCTTCCGCTGGTTCGACAAGGTCTTCTTCAAGGCCCGCTCCATGTACGTGGGGCTCGTCGACTATTCACTCGGCAGGAAGGGACGCTTCCTGCTGCTCTATGTCCTGCTCGTCGCGGCCGTCGTCTTCTCCTTCAGCCGCATGGCCACTTCCTACATTCCGGACGAGGATCAGGGGATTCTCATGATCCAGGCCATGCTGCCCGCGGGCTCCACCCTGGAGCAGTCCCAGGCGGTCATGGACAGGGTGCAGACGCATTTCATGGAAAACGAGAAGACGGCCGTGGCGAGCGTTCTGAGCGTCGTGGGCACGAGCTTCGGCGGGCAGGGGCAGAACATGGCCCTGGCCTTCGTCAAGCTCAAGGACTGGCACCTGCGCGGCCGGGACGACCAGAAGGTCAAGGCCGTCGCCGGCCGGGCCATGCGGGCCTTTTCGCAGATCAAGGACGGCATGGTCTTCGCCTTCCCGCCGCCGCCGGTGATCGAACTCGGCATGGCCACGGGCTTCGATTTCCAGTTGCAGGACGTGGGCGGCCTCGGACACGAAAAACTCATGGCGGCGCGCAACCAGCTTCTCGGCATGACCATGAAGGATCCGCGCCTGACGCGGGTGCGGCCCAACGGCGTGGACGACGTGCCCCAGTATTACATCGACGTGGACTGGGACCGCGCCGGGGCCATGGGGCTGCCCGTGGCCTCCATCCACGAGACCCTGTCCGCGGCCTTCGGCGGGTATTACGTGAACAACTTCGTTCAGGGCGGCCGGGTGAAGCAGGTCTACGTCCAGGCCGACGCGCCGTTCCGCATGCTGCCGGAGGACCTGGAGCGCCTCTACGTGCGCAACACCTCCGGCAAGATGGTGCCGTTTTCCTCCTTCGCCTCGAGCCGCTGGTCGCTCGGCTCTCCCAAGCTGGAGCGCTTCAACGCCTTCCCGTCCATCAACATCTGGGGCGAACCCGCGCCGGGCCACAGCACCGGCGAGGCCATGAGCGTGATGGAGGAACTCGCGGCCAAGCTGCCGCAGGGCATCGGCTTCGACTGGAACGGCCTTTCCTACCAGGAGCGCATGGCCACGGCCCAGGGCCCGGTCCTCTACGCCTTCTCCATCTTCGTGATCTTCCTCTGCGTGGCCGCGCTGTATGAGAGCTGGACGATCCCCTTCGTGAACCTGCTCATGCTGCCGCTGGGCGTGCTCGGCGCGATCCTGGCCACGACGTTCCGGGGCATGGCCAACGACGTGTACTTCCAGATCGGCTTCCTGACCACTCTCGGCCTTTCGACGAAGAACGCCATCCTGATCATCCAGTTCATCAAGGAGCGCATGTCCCACGGGGACAGCCTCATCGACGCCACGCTCGGCGCGGTGAAGACCCGGTTCCGGCCGGTCATGATGACGTCCCTGGCCTTCTTCTTCGGCGTGCTGCCGCTGGCCGTGGCGAGCGGCGCGGGCGCGGGCGCCATGAACGCCATCGGCACGGCCGTGTGCGGCGGCATGATTTCCGCCACCTTCATCGACCTGGTCTTCATTCCGTTGTTTTTCGTTGCGGTCGCCCGCCTGTTCCGAATGAAGACGAGGCTGCGGAAGGATCAGGCCGTCTGA
- a CDS encoding DUF6804 family protein, protein MNLDTKVGNPGLQPPSDAFDKYVQDFNKSTYDPSYISPRHAREIADFESHEQTVKQTLKDSFTVNNNAVKLYEYVNRKLTYDSDPNFVLAVHITKLGDGVPIQYWHKFNDCESLGEAEALRGTILERVAAERRLSFMGIHAMGAGLVAVLMDVTTILGALVLILLVRIAKAALARLRRDQGGRGHLSGRKHQENEEVSANKTLSNFVLDFRRIMSMKLSWSQRTTLEKSHTILIILFIITILPLPYESYITIRVVVFICLFYFFQAIRPIRQTNRWPYFMIILLLILYNPIIPIHFGSKLLWTVINVTTIYFAYRFRSICSEN, encoded by the coding sequence ATGAACCTCGACACCAAGGTCGGCAATCCCGGCCTCCAGCCCCCGAGTGATGCGTTCGACAAGTACGTGCAGGACTTCAACAAAAGCACGTACGACCCCAGCTACATTTCCCCGCGACACGCCCGGGAGATAGCCGACTTTGAATCGCACGAGCAGACGGTAAAGCAGACCCTCAAGGACAGCTTCACGGTGAACAACAACGCCGTCAAGCTGTACGAGTATGTCAATCGAAAGCTCACGTATGACTCCGACCCGAACTTCGTGCTCGCGGTGCACATCACGAAGCTCGGGGACGGGGTGCCTATCCAGTACTGGCACAAATTCAACGACTGCGAGTCGCTCGGTGAGGCCGAGGCCCTGCGCGGAACGATCCTGGAGCGTGTCGCCGCCGAGCGCCGCCTGAGCTTCATGGGCATCCACGCTATGGGGGCCGGACTCGTGGCTGTCCTCATGGACGTGACCACAATACTCGGCGCTCTGGTCCTAATTCTTTTGGTTCGAATAGCAAAGGCTGCGCTAGCCCGCTTAAGACGTGATCAAGGGGGGCGAGGTCACTTATCAGGCCGCAAACACCAAGAGAATGAGGAAGTATCCGCCAATAAAACATTATCAAATTTTGTATTGGATTTCAGACGTATTATGTCCATGAAGTTATCATGGTCGCAACGTACAACGCTTGAAAAATCTCACACAATTCTCATTATACTGTTTATCATTACCATATTACCGCTGCCATACGAATCATATATAACGATACGTGTTGTTGTCTTTATTTGTTTATTTTATTTCTTCCAAGCAATTCGCCCGATACGGCAGACAAATCGCTGGCCATATTTTATGATTATTCTTTTATTAATTTTATACAATCCAATTATTCCTATTCACTTCGGAAGTAAGTTGTTATGGACAGTAATAAACGTCACTACGATTTATTTCGCGTATAGGTTCAGATCAATATGCTCTGAAAATTAA
- a CDS encoding site-specific integrase, whose amino-acid sequence MRSPAYITLSRHNVYYFRYPLPKAIQSAGVAREIKISLHTRDSRRALQTSRLLAYVGDIMANKAIQGGMTYAEIRAILREHFTAFLNNQRNQIESTGQLSCQSVHALRNSMDLGLRGMGTSDDENAIANKFIAQHQLPIKEGTAQYDTFKAEFDKAFRAYCAKAVELNAEFDTYSFETIEVQPVETGTSAQTGISVGALIDRYVQERNTGKNWTAKTEREYRAMFAFLAEILVQDRDCRTLTVADGRKVKEALTQRKRTNTRRGFTPRRAKKPDAVSTSADTLHVKTVNKHIMAYSGLFRWAKMNGYLPTNIFEGLAIKYKKKEARTAFSKDQISRMVQELHDNTGGLVRKDSQKWGTLLGIFTGARLNEIAQLTPGDVRQIDGIWCLDINEHDAGKHLKTEAARRIVPVHPRLIGFGFLEFVQAVREAGHDKLFHELTYDKNNGYGRNLGRWFNETFLVRLGMKDKQLVFHSLRHTMVTELLQAGVSDGITKAIVGHAQTGVTMEVYFTDGYKPEQLVQAIRLVHR is encoded by the coding sequence ATGCGCAGTCCTGCCTACATCACACTGTCCCGGCACAATGTTTATTACTTCCGGTATCCGTTGCCCAAAGCCATTCAATCCGCAGGCGTGGCGAGGGAAATCAAGATATCCCTCCATACACGGGATTCCCGGAGAGCCTTGCAGACCTCCCGGCTCCTCGCGTATGTGGGCGATATTATGGCAAACAAAGCTATCCAAGGCGGAATGACCTACGCCGAAATTCGGGCCATCTTGCGGGAGCACTTCACGGCCTTCTTGAACAATCAGCGAAATCAGATTGAAAGCACCGGGCAACTGTCCTGCCAGAGCGTACACGCCCTTCGCAACAGCATGGACCTGGGGCTGAGAGGTATGGGCACCTCGGATGATGAGAACGCGATTGCGAACAAGTTCATCGCTCAGCACCAATTGCCGATCAAAGAGGGGACGGCCCAATACGACACGTTCAAGGCCGAATTCGACAAGGCGTTTAGGGCTTACTGTGCGAAGGCTGTTGAACTGAACGCGGAGTTCGACACGTACTCTTTCGAGACGATTGAGGTGCAGCCCGTGGAAACAGGCACCTCGGCACAAACCGGTATTTCCGTTGGTGCGTTGATTGATCGGTACGTGCAAGAACGAAACACGGGCAAGAATTGGACCGCCAAGACAGAGCGAGAGTACAGGGCAATGTTTGCATTCCTGGCCGAAATTCTTGTTCAGGACCGGGATTGCCGTACGCTGACCGTAGCGGATGGGCGGAAAGTCAAAGAGGCGTTGACTCAGCGTAAGAGGACAAACACGCGCAGGGGGTTCACGCCGAGGCGAGCCAAAAAACCGGATGCTGTTTCAACGAGCGCCGACACGCTGCACGTCAAAACGGTCAATAAGCATATCATGGCGTATAGCGGCCTGTTTCGGTGGGCAAAGATGAACGGCTACTTGCCGACCAATATCTTCGAAGGGCTTGCGATCAAGTACAAGAAAAAGGAAGCCCGTACCGCCTTTTCTAAGGATCAGATCAGCCGAATGGTTCAAGAGCTTCACGATAATACCGGCGGGCTCGTACGGAAGGACTCTCAGAAATGGGGGACACTGCTCGGAATATTTACGGGCGCACGGCTCAATGAAATTGCCCAACTCACGCCGGGAGACGTTCGGCAGATCGACGGCATCTGGTGCCTGGATATCAATGAACACGATGCCGGTAAGCACCTCAAGACAGAGGCAGCAAGGCGCATTGTCCCCGTACACCCAAGGCTCATTGGATTTGGTTTCCTGGAGTTCGTCCAGGCTGTACGGGAGGCCGGACACGACAAATTGTTTCACGAACTGACGTATGACAAGAATAATGGGTATGGGCGGAATCTCGGCAGGTGGTTCAATGAGACGTTTCTGGTTCGCCTTGGTATGAAGGACAAGCAATTAGTTTTTCACAGTCTCAGGCATACGATGGTTACAGAACTTCTACAGGCTGGTGTATCAGACGGTATCACAAAGGCCATTGTTGGACACGCTCAAACTGGTGTGACAATGGAAGTATACTTCACGGATGGGTATAAGCCGGAACAGCTAGTTCAAGCTATTCGCCTCGTGCATAGATAG